CATGAGTATGGCGCGCCTGGTCGGGATTAACGTTGATCGGGTGATCTCGATGACCTTTGTGATTGGGTCGGCCCTGGCGGCTATCGGCGGGGTACTGGTTGCTTCCTATATCGGTCAGGTTAACTTTTATATCGGTTTTATCGCCGGGGTAAAAGCATTTACCGCTGCAGTACTGGGTGGGATTGGCTCAGTTCCAGGTGCGGTCATCGGTGGGTTGGTACTGGGGCTGACTGAGAGTTTCGCTGCGGGTTATATCTCGAGTGACTATGAGGATGTTTTCGCCTTCGGTCTACTGGTGCTGATCCTGATTCTGCGCCCGTCCGGTATCATGGGGCGAACGACCAAACAAAAAGTCTAGGCAGTTAACCTTGCTATCAACAGGCATAATCGATGAAAAACATTAAACAATCTCTGGCCGTATCGCTCTGGTTTATCTTCCTGACTTTTCCGCTGATGGTCGTCAAGGTTAATACTTCCGAGCAGTCGGTGCAGTGGCGTTGGATGAATATCCTCTGGGTTGGCGTCGGTATTTTCATCCTTTCTTTTATCTGGCGCTATGCTCTGGCTCGCAAGGAAGCAAACCAGATGGCGGCGCAGAGTGGACAGGATGGGCAGGATAAACCATCGAAAATCCATGTATTGCTGGAAAATCCGGAGATAAGGACCAAGGCAATCCTGGCTTTTCTGGCCTTTGTGCTGGTCTTTCCCTGGGTCTTCGATACCTATCAGAGCACGATCATGATCTCGGCTTTGATCTATGTGGTGTTGGGGCTTGGCCTGAATATCACGGTTGGTCTGGCAGGTCTTCTCGATCTGGGCTATGTCGCTTTTTTTGCTGTGGGGGCATACGCGTACGCCCTGCTCAATTACCACTTCGGACTCGGTTTCTGGACCTGCCTGCCCCTGGGTGCTGCTTTTGGCGGGCTGTTCGGCGTAGTGCTCGGATTTCCGATCCTGCGACTGCGCGGCGACTATCTGGCTATCGTTACCCTGGGTTTTGGATCGATCGTTAAAATTGTTCTTGAGAACTGGAGCGATTTTTCTTTCGGCCCCAGCGGAATAGCCAACATCGAAAGGCCGGGCCTGTTCGGCATGCAGATGGATATTGCCGGTTCAACGACTTACATCTACTACATCATGATCGCGATGGTGATCCTGACTATTGTTGTGACCGGCCGGCTGAAAAATTCACGCATCGGCCGCGCCTGGATCGCCCTGCGAGAAGATGAGATCGCCTGCGTCGCCATGGGGATTGACATGGCGCGCACCAAACTGTCGGCCTACGCGCTTGGTGCCTGCTGGGCGGGGATGGTTGGGGTTCTGTTTGCGGCCAAGACCACCTTTATTAACCCTGCCAGTTTCACTTTCATGGAATCGGCCATCATCCTCTCAATCGTTGTTCTTGGCGGAATGGGGTCGATCCTTGGCGTCATTCTCGGGGCAATGATTTTGATCCTGCTGCCCGAGTATCTGCGCGCGTTCTCCGAATATCGGATGCTTATTTTCGGAGCTGCCATGGTGCTGATGATGATTTTCCGCCCACAGGGAATCATCAGTAATATCCGTCAGAAATATGAATTCAAGGGATTGAAGGAAAAATCAGAAAATGTCTGATACTGCTAAGCACGTATTACTCGAGGTTAAGGGCCTGTCCATGGACTTCGGTGGATTGCGCGCCGTAGATTCGATAGACCTGAGCGTCTCTGAAGGCGAAATCGCGGCCCTGATCGGTCCAAATGGCGCAGGGAAAACTACATTTTTCAACTGTGTTACCGGCATATATACTCCGACTCAGGGGGATATCCTGATTCATCCCAAAGGGCAACCGACGCGGCGCGTTAACGGAAAAAAGCCGAACATCGTGACCGCCCTCGGGATGGCACGTACCTTTCAGAACATCCGGCTCTTCTCCGATATGACGGTGCTCGAAAATGTCATGATCGGTCGGCATTGCCGAACCAAAACCGGTTTGGTCGGAGCCATTCTGCGTGGCGCCGCAGTCCGCAAAGAGGAACAGGAGATCGTCGAGTCCGCCTACGATCTGCTTGAAAAAGTCGATCTGGCACAGTTTGCCAATGAGTATTCGAAGAACCTCCCCTACGGTGCGATGCGGCGGCTTGAGATTGCGCGGGCCATGGCGACGGATCCCTTTCTGCTGTTGCTTGATGAGCCGGCGGCCGGGATGAATCCGCAGGAGACGCACGATCTTGATGTTTTGATCTGTCGTATCCGTGATGAGGTGAAGATCGCTATTCTGCTGATTGAGCATGACATGAAGCTGGTCATGAACATCTCGGATACGATTCATGTCATGGAGTACGGCAAGAAAATTGCGGCCGGCACTCCCCATCAAATCAAGAACGACCCGAAGGTCATTAAAGCCTATCTTGGAGAAGAAACCGAGGCTTGATGGCCTTACGAAGATCTCCGCCTAACGGGGTTATCATGTTTTTCAGAGTTTTCAGGTGACCGTGCATGGTATCGCATCTGAAAAACATTCAGCCATGATCAGCGAATTTTTTGCTTAGCCATCTACTGTTTTAGAGAGATGAATATGCTTAGATTGCAGAATATCCAGACCTATTACGGTAACATCCAGGCACTCAAGGACGTGACTATCGACGTCGCTGAAGGTGAGATTGTCACTCTTATTGGTGCTAATGGCGCCGGTAAAACCACGACGTTGATGTCGATCTGCGGGATCACCCCGCCGCGTAAAGGAGAGATTGCGTTTAAGGGCAGTTGTATCCAGCACCTTAAGCCCGAGGAGATCGTCAAGCTCGGGATCTGTCAGGTCCCGGAGGGGCGACGGATCTTCCCTGACATGACGGTGGTTGAGAACCTTGAAATGGGTGCCTTCTTGCGCAATGACAAGGCTGCCATCAAGACCGACCTGCAGATGGTGTTTGATCTCTTTCCGATTCTCGAAAATCGGCGGGCTCAGCTTGGTGGAACCCTGTCGGGAGGAGAGCAGCAGATGCTGGCTATCTCGCGTGCGTTGATGGCACGGCCGCGGTTGCTGCTGCTGGATGAGCCTTCCCTCGGCCTGGCGCCGCTGATCATTCACCAGATCTTCGAGATCATCAAGAAGATCAATGAGGAGAATGGCACCACCATCTTCCTGGTCGAGCAAAATGCCAATCAGGCCCTCAAACTCGCACATCGTGGTTACGTTATGGAGAACGGTCGCATTACTCTGGTCGATAAGGCCGCGGCTCTGCTAGAAAATGATGCGGTCAGGAAGGCCTATCTCGGCCTGTAACACCATAAAAATTGACAGAAAATAGAGCCGCCCTTTGCTGTACTGCAAGGGGCGGTTTTTTTATGCCCGGGTATAGGTTCGGCTCCCGGGATTGGTTGCGGTACAATAGTGAAGGAGGGCCGACACATTGATCACTTAGCAATGAGAATTTATATGGAGCGTTTGAAAGGGATTTTGAATCGGATCGAAGGAGAGAGTTATAAGGCCTATAAACAGTTGGCCGGGCTCTATCATTATGAGGCCTTTGATCTCCGTGTCGAACATGTCCAGGGTGACCCCTTCGCTCAGGCCTCCCGGATCAGCATTCGGTTAACCCCGGATCAGCATGGCCTGCCGCCCGAGCTGTGGAATACTCGTATCCGCCAGACGGCCAGCGAGGATTTTTTGGCGCGCGCCGTTGCTTCAGCCTTAAAGCGAAGAGTCAAAGGGTCGCGTGGCACGGGACACAGCGGACAGATCAGTATCGCCACCAGCGGCCAGCAGGTGTTGCGGCGTAATGCGGTGCTGATTGAAGACGGAGGGATTGAGGTGCGTCTGCTTTTTGCTCTGCCAGCCGATGGTCGTTCCATCCGGATTCCAGATGCTCGCGAGATGTTCTTTCAGGAATTACCCCAGGTGGTGGTCGAAGGCTTGAACTACTGCGGCCGTGATCTTACCCCGATGCTCAGGCAGGTTGAGCAGGTTGAGGATCAGCAGTTTCTGAGAAACTGGCTGGTGGGGGCTGGCGCTGTGGCCTTCGTGGCCGATGGCTCCCTGCTGCCTCGTGCTACGGGAGTCGACGACCGTCCTCTGGCTGAAGGAATTCGTTTCTGTTCGCCTGAAAGTCTGCGCTGCCAGGTAACTCTCCCACATCGGGGTTTGATCAGCGGGATGTGTCTTCCGCAGGGAGTGAGCCTGATTGTCGGCGGTGGATTTCACGGCAAGTCAACGCTGCTGCAGGCTCTGGAGCGCGGGGTTTATAATCATCTCCCGGGAGATGGGCGTGAACTCGTGGTGACGACCCCGACGGCGGTCAAGATCCGCGCCGAGGATCATCGTGCGATCCATCAGGTCGACATCACCCCCTTTATTAACCATCTCCCCGGCGCACGCCCGACCGACTGCTTTTCAACCGGTAATGCCAGCGGCAGCACCTCACAAGCCGCGAATATTATCGAAGCGCTGGAATGCGAAGCCGCCTGTCTACTGATCGACGAAGATAGCTCTGCGACCAACTTCATGATCCGGGATCAACGTATGCAGCAGCTGGTCAGTGACGCGCAGGAGCCGATCACACCACTGTTGCAGCGGGTCCGTGAGCTGTATGAGGAGGCAGGGGTCTCGAGCATTATCGTAATGGGGGGCTCTGGCGATTATTTGTCGGTTGCTGACCGGGTGCTTCAGCTGGATAATTATCAGGTGCTTGATGTGAGCAGTCGGGCGGCAGACCTGGCCGGCGAAGGTCCGTTACCAATCGCCTCATCCCCGGCGTTACGGCAGCGGCGTCCCCGCTGGCTGCCTGTAGAATGGTTTGATGCGCGGCGCGCGGATGGGAAACCTCAGATTGTGACGCGAGCTGACGGGCTGCTCGATTATGGGCGTCAGCATATCGATTTGAGCAGGGTTGAACAGCTGGTGGATGAGGACCAGCTAGAAACTATCGGACGCCTGCTTGAGTATTATGGGCGTCATTATCCGCTTCACCCTGGTGGCATGCTCGCCGGTTTGCGCCAGTCTCTGCGTGATGCTGAAGAGCAGGGGCTCGATATTCTTTCACCATGGAAGGTCGGGCATCTGGCGCTGCCACGACTTTATGAACTGGTCGCGGCCGCCAACCGCATGCGGCCCGGAGTCAGTCTTTAGCCCTTCCTTGTTATTCAGCGCTTGATGAGCTGGGCCAGTTTCAACAATGACCCCTGCCGGGTCGAGAGTGCACCCTGCGGGCAAAGTTCCTGACAACAGAAGCAGCGGATACAGGTTTTATAATTGATTCTCAGCAGCTGTTCCTTAATGGCCATCGCTTCTGGTGGGCAATGCGAAACGCAAATACCACAGCGCGTGCAGAGTTGATGGTTCGGGGCCGGGCGTGCGGTCAGGGCCTGCTTGAGCAGGCGCTGCATAAAGGCTGGCATGCGGCCGTTGATATCGGTATTTTTTGCGGCCTTGAATCCGGTGATACGGAGCTCGGTCAGGCTACCGCCGACAATCTCAACGTCTTTCAGCGCCGCGCCCCGGCGTCCGGTTTCGAGGGCCAGTTTCTGTGTCCAGACCTGGCCCGGCTGGAGGCCGACCAGTTCCACCGCCACCGCATCGACCGCGAGGGGGGTGTCGCCGGCCAACAAGACACCGATCTGTACCGGGTCTCCGCTGCCGGGGCCATCGCCCTCCATGCCGACCACGGCATCGACAATTGTCAAGGCCGGTTTCAGTTGTTCACAGAGTTCCAGCAGCATCAGCGCAAAGAGCGTCTTGTCACTGCCGGCCTGCAAGTGCAGGCGCGGTTTACGCAACCCGATCATCGCCCCGAACATGTTTTTGACGGCGCAGGTCAGTCCCATCATCTGGTGGGTTTTAAGCTTCGGCAGGTTGATCACCACATCAGCTTCAAGGAGCTCGCCTGCGACCTCAAGTTTTTGAAAGGCGCGCCCCTGAGGATGGATTTTAACCGAAGTCTCAAAAGGGCTGAAATGAAGACCGAGTTCTTTAACGATGGCCATGATGCCACACTTGCGGGCGACACTGGCTGCGCTGCCAATGCCGGGTGAATCGCCGACCGAGACGATGCCACCGGCTTTTCGGGCCAGTATCGCGACGGCGCGGACAATTTCCGGATGGGTGGTGACGGCCTTTTGTGCCGGTTTACCTGCCAGCAGGTTGGGTTTGAGCAGTACCTTCTGACCCGGGCTGACGAACCTGCTCATCCCCCCGAGAGGTTCCAACAGCTGTTCAACCGCCGCGAGGGTTTGATCCGGAGCGTAATCTGCGAGCGACTGTAGACTGACGTGACAGTGATCTTTGAGGTCAGATACTTTTTTCATTGGCGATTTCAAGAGCGGTCGCGACCGCATCGATGGCTTTGCGACGGTAAAGCAGGCCGGTGTGGCCAATGCGATCAAGGACGATATTGTCGAATCCTTCGAGATGGGCGGAGTGGGTCGGGACGACCATATTGTCCTTTTTGCTGTAGACATTGAACAGTCGCGTATTCGGGGGCATCGGGCTATCGGCGAGTCTTTTTAGAAAATCCGAGTTCGGCACCAGGGAATTGCTGAGGGGCGAGAGTGCGAACGGAGTCAATTTAGAGCCGGCGTGCGGGGTGCCCAGAAATACGCAGCGATCGACCTTGTTCTCACCGCCGCGCAGTTGCAGATAGTTGCGTGCGATGATCCCGCCCATGGAATGTCCAACCAGATGAACCTTTTCAACGTCAAGGCTGAAGCGCAGTTCATCGACCCGTTTTGCGACCTGCTCGGTCAGTGACTCTTCATTATGGTAGGACGACAGATTGATCGTCACCAGATTGTTGAAGCCCCGGCGCCGCAGGGCCCATTTGAACCAGAACCAGCTCGCACGATTATTAAACAGTCCATGGAGAAGCAGGATCGGGGTCTCACCAACGATTCCAGGTTGCTTTCTGGGAGCCCACAGGCCGAAAGGGAGGAGCAGGAGAGTCAGGATGTTAAAAAAGATTTCTTCGGCGATCAGCGAAACTGCGAGCCAAAGAGATCGTGGTTTAAAACGCTCTGCCATCAACTCCGGGTTGCTGTTGGCATACTCACACCAGCACATGCTATAACTGAGCACGACAATAAGGGTTTCCACCAGCAACAGCGTTTTTAGCAGGATCAGAATAATGGTCATCAGGGTTCTCTATCTCTTCACAATGATGGACGATCTTTGGGCAGAACGAACTCTGGCCGAAGTATGCCACGCGGTTTAAGAGTGGTCAATTTTTGATACTGCGTCTTTGGAGGCGGCGAGATGAAACCGATTCTTGCAGACTTTATCCGACACCTCGAGATTGAACGAAATCTCTCTCCCCGGACTCTCGACGCCTATCAGCGCGACCTCCTGCAGTTTTACCTATTCCTGAGCACTGAAGACCGATCGGATGATGAGCTTGAGATGCTCTCTCTGGTCGATTCCTTGATGATGCGGCGCTACCTGGCAGGTCTGCATCGGAAGAATCGTCGTACCAGTATTGCGCGCAAACTCTCCGCGTTGAGAACCTTTTTTCGCTATCTGGTCCGGCAGGGCCTGCTCGCAGCCTCACCTGCAGAAACCCTTGCAACCCCGCGTCACGAGAGTTACCTGCCCAAAGTGCTGTCGGTTGACGAAGTGACCCATTTTCTTGACCATCCTCACCCCGGGCAAACCCCGTTGGACCTGCGTGACAAGGCCATCTTTGAGTTTTTCTATTCCTCAGGCGTGCGTGTCGGCGAGATAACCGCGCTGGATGTCGGATCGGTCGATTTAGCTCAACAGCTGGCGCGGGTGCTCGGCAAAGGGAACAAGGAGCGTCTCGTCCCGCTGGGGAAGATCTCCTGCACATCACTGCAACAATATCTGGCCACTCGTGGCAAGCCTGCCGCACATGAACCTCTTTTTCTCAACGCCCGGGGGGGGCGTCTGACCCCGCGGAGCGTGCAGCGCCATATGAAGAAATATCTGCTTCTGAGTGGCCTGCGGACCGACGCCAGTCCGCATTCCCTGCGGCATTCGTTCGCTACCCATCTGCTCGACGGAGGCGCGGATTTGCGCTCTATTCAGGAGCTGCTCGGCCACGTCTCACTTTCGACCACCCAGAAGTACACCCAGGTCAGCCTCAGCCACCTTACCTCAATCTATGACGCCGCTCATCCGCGAAGCCGTAAAAAATAACCAGAATGGTCATAATTGCCTTGACAGTCAGTCCTTCTTGGTTAAAATGATCACCGATATCAAAATCAATTACCTGTCATTTACGATTAAAAGAAGGAGAAAACTGATGAGCGTTCTGGTTGGAAAGCAAGCCCCTGAATTTAAAGCAACGGCCGTTCTGGCCGATGGTACTTTGAATCCCGATTTCAGCTTGAGTGATTACAAGGGGAAGTATGTGGTCCTTTTCTTTTATCCCCTCGATTTTACCTTTGTCTGTCCGACCGAGCTGATCGCCTTCAGTCATCGTATAAAAGAATTTGCCAATCGCGGAGTCCAGGTGATTGGCTGCTCCATCGATTCTCAGTTTACCCATACAGCATGGCGTAATACTCCGGTTGATCAGGGTGGCATAGGTCCGGTCGCCTATCCTCTGGTCGCTGACGTCAAGCATGAGATCTGCAAGGCCTATGATGTTGAATTTGAGGCTGCCGGGGTTGCTTTTCGTGGTTCGTTTCTGATTGATCAGAAAGGGACGGTCCGTCATCAGGTCGTCAACGATTTGCCCCTTGGCCGGAATATCGATGAAATGCTGCGGATGGTTGATGCTTTGCAATTCACCGAAAAACATGGCGAAGTCTGCCCCGCCGGATGGAACAAGGGGGATAAGGGGATGACACCGAATGGCGCCGGAGTTGCTTCTTACCTGGCCGCCGAGGCGGATAAATTGTAAGTTCTTTGCTGGATTTACCGATACCTGAAAAAATCGGGAGTGTCACTATTGAGGCGCTTCCGATTTTTTTTGGCCGCGAGATTCACGAGCAGGGGCAGATCTTGAAAACGTCATTGGAAATATATGTTGACACCTGTACCAATATGACTGATTTTCATAGGTATTAACCTATAGAAGCTCAGTAGATTTAGGTATTTTTTCGAATTACATGGAGACCAGATGTCTGAGCAAAAGGGAAAATGTACAGAAAAAACGGGGAAGGCGATCAAGATCAGACGTTTAATCTCCAAGAAGATGGAAGAAGCCTGGACCACAATTCCCCATTTTCATGTGACGATGACGGTTGATATGACCGATGTGATTTTGCTGCGCGAGGCGCAGGGATTGACGATCAACGATTTTATTCTTTCGGCAGTTGCTCTAGCCTTAAAGGAGCACCCTTGGGTCAACAGTTACTGGGATGGCGAACAGGGAGTTGAACTTGAGACTATTGGCCTGGCGTTTGCGGTCGCGACCGATTGCGGACTCTACTATCCGGTCATTAAAAAGTGTGAAAATTTCGGTTTGCAACAGATCAGCAAGAAGGCACGTGGCCTCGCGGGTAAAGCGCACAAGGGGACGCTCGATGAGACTGAATGTACAGCTGCCACCTTCACCGTGACGAACATGGGAATGCTCGGGGTTGAATCTTTTGCTACCCTGATTACCCCGCCACAGGTTGCTGTTTTGTCGATCGGGACAGTCAAGGGGGAGATTATCGTCGACGAACAGGGGGAACCGGCGGTTGCCCCGATCATGCGCATGACCCTGGGCGCTGATCACCGCGTGCTTGATGGTGCCGATGCCTCCGAGTTCTTGGCCACCGTCAAAAGCTATCTTGAGGCCCCGGCGGTCTTGATTGAGGAATAAGTTTTCCCCGCTATAAATGGAAAAATCCTGTGGGCAGTTTGCTGTTCACGGGATTTTTTGTTAATGGCTGAGTGGCTAGCGCACACTGATCCCCCCATCCAGATATTTGATTACCGGGTAGATGAAAAACTCAATGATGCGACCTTGGCCAACTTTGATTTCTCTCGTTACCGTCATCCCCGTGATCAGGGGGATTGCGACGCCCTCAACCATCAGAACCGCTTCCAGAGGTTCGACGTAGGCCTCCTCATAGACCCGCCCCAGATGCTTATCCTCGATACTATCATCCGCCACCCGTTGGAGTCTGTCGCGCAGCAAGCCGTACTTCTAATGGCCCTTCTTCATGCATGTTTATCTACCCAGCATATCCAAAGGGGAGGCAAGTGCCTCCCCTTTGGATATTTAGCTTTGTTGGTCCAGTGTCAGTAGCCCTTCAGGTGATCAATATAATTCGGCAAGAAGAGCGATATCGACGGAATATAAGTGATCAGCATCAGGAAGATCAGCAGGATCATCAGCCAGGGGAGGGCTGCTTTTAAAACCCACATGAGGCTTTCTCCGGTTATCCCTGCAGTAACAAACAGGTTCAGGCCTACCGGCGGTGTGATCATTCCTATTTCCATGTTGACAACCATGATGATGCCGAGGTGGATCGGATTGATACCAAGCTTGACCGCAATGGGATACAAGATCGGCGCCATGATCAGAATGATCGCCGAAGGCTCCATGAAGTTACCGGCAATCAGCAGCAGGACGTTGACTACAACCAGGAAGCCCCAGGATGGCAGGCCCCAGCTGACGATGGCTTCGGCGATGTGGTGGGGTATGCGTTCTGTCGTCAGCACGTGGGCAAAGAGCATGGCATTGCCGATGATAAACAGCAGCATGATCGAGACCTTCGCCGAATCCAGCAGAACTTTTTTGGTGTCCTTGTGAATCAGCGATAAGGGCATCGCTTTTGCTGTAAGCAGCAGGTTGCGGACTAATACTTTCGCAGGGCCATCGCCTGGGTTTTCCTGCCATTTTGCATTTTTGATCGGGCCCATATCGCGGTAAACAAAGATAGCGATGAAAAAGGCATAAACCGCGGAAATGGCTGCCGCTTCGGTGGGGCTGCAGATTCCGCCGTAGATGGAGCCGAGCACGATGATGATGAGCATCAGGCCCCAACTGGCTTTCATTCCGGACTTGACCAGAGTCTTGAACCCGACCCAGGGCTGGGCGGGCAGACCTTTGACCCGGGCGACGATGTAAATGATAATCATCAGCATAGTGCCCATCATGACCCCGGGCAGGAAGCCGGCCATGAAGAGGCGGGCTGCTGATTCTTCGGTGGCGGCCGCGTACACCAGCATGACAATCGACGGCGGAATCAGGATGCCGAGGGTTCCGGCATTGGTGATGACGCCGGCGGCCATTTCTTTGGGGTAGCCGGCTTTGACCATACCGGCGATCACGATGGAGCCAATGGCCGCAACAGTAGCGGGGGAAGACCCGGATACGGCCGCAAAAATCATGCAGGCAAGAACTGAGGCCATCGCCAGTCCACCACGAATCCAGCCAACACAGTCGATGGCAAAATTGATGATGCGGGTGGCGACTCCGCCTGTAGATAAAAAGGTTGATGACAGAATAAAAAACGGGATCGCCAGCAGGGTGTAATGTTCAGATTCTGCTGCCAGCAGTTTGAGTGCAATCGACGCAAGCGAATCATGTGAAAAGAGCAGAATCGTAGTGATACTGGAAAGTCCAAGGCCAAAGGCGATGGGCATGCCGGTCAACAGACAGAGCAGCAAGATGAAAAAGAGTGCGGCAGTGGTCATTCGGAGTTACCTCCCTGGGAAGCGGCTTTAGTCTCTTCAGCCAGGTGCATACTATCCTTGGCTTCATCGGCAAGCTGGAAACCTTCGGCTTCCCCGGTGAAAATTCGCCACAGGAGTGCAAGTAAGCGGAAGGCAATCAGCAGCATGCCGATCAACAGAATGCTGTGAGCAACCCATTTCTGGATGGGCAAATCCTCTAGTTCAATCCCTATGCTGTGCATTTTACTGAGATAGACCCAGGCGCCGAATGAGAACAGGGCCGTATAGAACAGGCATGCGAGCACCGCCGCAGTGCTGACGATTTTACGAGCAGTGGGGGGGAGGATTTTGACAAGGGCATCTACACCGATATGCGAGCCGACCTTGATCCCGTAAGACGCTCCGAACAGCACCATCCAGGCCGAAAGGAGCAGTGTTAATTCCTGAGACCACATCAGACCGATGTCGAACCAGAACCGCAGCACTACCTCTACGAAAACCAGCAAGGTCATAGTCGCCAACAGGAGAACAATGATTGTCTCCTCCAGACTGTTTATCATCCTGGTGAACATAAACTTTCCTTACGTAAATAAACTGCCTGATAAATTATCACGGGCCCATGTTCTGGGCCCGTGACACTTAAACATAGAGTGCTATTAGTTGTTGGAAGCGACTGCGGCTGCGATTCTTTCCTTGCCGATTTTGTTTTCGAATTGTTTCCAGACCGGCTTCATAGCTTCAACCCACAGCTTACGCTCGGCGGGAGTCAAAGTAATAACTTCCGAACGCTTGGAGTCGATAATTGCCTGACGGTCACTGATGGCTTTTTTGGCTGAGACGTCATTGCCGAAGGCGATTGCTTCATCAAGGGCTTTTTTCAACTCGGTGCGGATGTCAGCGGGCAGACCCAGCCAGAAGTCAGCTGAAGTGACAACCAGATAGTCGAGCACGCCATGATCGGTTTCAGTGATGTAGGGCTGAACTTCGTAGAATTTTTTCGAATAGATATTTGACCAGGTGTTCTCCTGACCATCAATAGCTTTGGTCTGAAGCAAAGTGAAAACCTCGGAGAAAGGTTTCTTCAGCGGCATAGCGCCAACGGCTTCATACTGGGCTGCGAGCACATCCGAGGTCATGATGCGGAATTTTTTCCCGGCAGCATCCGCCGGGACACGCAGCGGGCTGTTGGCAGAAATTTCTTTCATGCCGTTATGCAGATAGCCGAGGCCGATGTAACCCTTGCTCTTCATTGAGGTCAGCATCTCCTGGCCAACTGGGCCCTGCTGAAATTTTTCTACAGCGGCCATATTGTTGAACAGGAAGGGGAGGTCGAAAATCTGAAGTTCGGGGGTGTACTTTTCAAACTTGGACAGTGAAGGAGCGGCCAATTGAACGTCACCTAGAGCCATAGCTTCAAGGACTTTGTTATCGCCGAACAGCTGCGAGTTGGGGAAGACTTCAACCACAACTTTGCCAGCAAGGCGTTCGTCAACAAGCTGCTTGAACTTATTGGCCATTTGGCCCTTTGGAGTGTTTTCGGCGACAACGTGTGAGAATTTGATCATGATGGGCTCAGCCATCGATACGGAAGCAGTAGCTACCAGCGCCGCTGCCACTACCAGACCTACGAGTAACATCTTACTTTTTGACATTTTTTTCTCCTGTGTTTGATGGTTAAGTACTTGTTGCCCAAACAGCAACAGTTGTTGGGACGGAACTCAGGGTAATCATCGAACCTTCCTCATTTTTCCCTGAACTTAAGTCATTGAAGAAATAACTTGTCGATTCTGACCTTGCCAGACGCTTGCATCTTTGACAGCACATCGGTGTCGATTTGATTCGACATCTCGCGGGCATAGTCTGCTGCGTCCTTGATTGCGCCTTGGATGATCACCTGCAGATCATCAGGTAGCCGT
Above is a genomic segment from Geopsychrobacter electrodiphilus DSM 16401 containing:
- a CDS encoding TRAP transporter small permease — its product is MFTRMINSLEETIIVLLLATMTLLVFVEVVLRFWFDIGLMWSQELTLLLSAWMVLFGASYGIKVGSHIGVDALVKILPPTARKIVSTAAVLACLFYTALFSFGAWVYLSKMHSIGIELEDLPIQKWVAHSILLIGMLLIAFRLLALLWRIFTGEAEGFQLADEAKDSMHLAEETKAASQGGNSE
- the xerC gene encoding tyrosine recombinase XerC — encoded protein: MKPILADFIRHLEIERNLSPRTLDAYQRDLLQFYLFLSTEDRSDDELEMLSLVDSLMMRRYLAGLHRKNRRTSIARKLSALRTFFRYLVRQGLLAASPAETLATPRHESYLPKVLSVDEVTHFLDHPHPGQTPLDLRDKAIFEFFYSSGVRVGEITALDVGSVDLAQQLARVLGKGNKERLVPLGKISCTSLQQYLATRGKPAAHEPLFLNARGGRLTPRSVQRHMKKYLLLSGLRTDASPHSLRHSFATHLLDGGADLRSIQELLGHVSLSTTQKYTQVSLSHLTSIYDAAHPRSRKK
- a CDS encoding 2-oxo acid dehydrogenase subunit E2, which encodes MSEQKGKCTEKTGKAIKIRRLISKKMEEAWTTIPHFHVTMTVDMTDVILLREAQGLTINDFILSAVALALKEHPWVNSYWDGEQGVELETIGLAFAVATDCGLYYPVIKKCENFGLQQISKKARGLAGKAHKGTLDETECTAATFTVTNMGMLGVESFATLITPPQVAVLSIGTVKGEIIVDEQGEPAVAPIMRMTLGADHRVLDGADASEFLATVKSYLEAPAVLIEE
- a CDS encoding peroxiredoxin; the protein is MSVLVGKQAPEFKATAVLADGTLNPDFSLSDYKGKYVVLFFYPLDFTFVCPTELIAFSHRIKEFANRGVQVIGCSIDSQFTHTAWRNTPVDQGGIGPVAYPLVADVKHEICKAYDVEFEAAGVAFRGSFLIDQKGTVRHQVVNDLPLGRNIDEMLRMVDALQFTEKHGEVCPAGWNKGDKGMTPNGAGVASYLAAEADKL
- a CDS encoding DctP family TRAP transporter solute-binding subunit, which produces MLLVGLVVAAALVATASVSMAEPIMIKFSHVVAENTPKGQMANKFKQLVDERLAGKVVVEVFPNSQLFGDNKVLEAMALGDVQLAAPSLSKFEKYTPELQIFDLPFLFNNMAAVEKFQQGPVGQEMLTSMKSKGYIGLGYLHNGMKEISANSPLRVPADAAGKKFRIMTSDVLAAQYEAVGAMPLKKPFSEVFTLLQTKAIDGQENTWSNIYSKKFYEVQPYITETDHGVLDYLVVTSADFWLGLPADIRTELKKALDEAIAFGNDVSAKKAISDRQAIIDSKRSEVITLTPAERKLWVEAMKPVWKQFENKIGKERIAAAVASNN
- a CDS encoding TRAP transporter large permease, whose product is MTTAALFFILLLCLLTGMPIAFGLGLSSITTILLFSHDSLASIALKLLAAESEHYTLLAIPFFILSSTFLSTGGVATRIINFAIDCVGWIRGGLAMASVLACMIFAAVSGSSPATVAAIGSIVIAGMVKAGYPKEMAAGVITNAGTLGILIPPSIVMLVYAAATEESAARLFMAGFLPGVMMGTMLMIIIYIVARVKGLPAQPWVGFKTLVKSGMKASWGLMLIIIVLGSIYGGICSPTEAAAISAVYAFFIAIFVYRDMGPIKNAKWQENPGDGPAKVLVRNLLLTAKAMPLSLIHKDTKKVLLDSAKVSIMLLFIIGNAMLFAHVLTTERIPHHIAEAIVSWGLPSWGFLVVVNVLLLIAGNFMEPSAIILIMAPILYPIAVKLGINPIHLGIIMVVNMEIGMITPPVGLNLFVTAGITGESLMWVLKAALPWLMILLIFLMLITYIPSISLFLPNYIDHLKGY